DNA from Rhipicephalus microplus isolate Deutch F79 chromosome 5, USDA_Rmic, whole genome shotgun sequence:
AGCTATCTGATAATTCGCACATGCCTATGACTTCAGGCACAGGGGGCTAGAATCGGAGCCACATTGTGCTCGGAGGCTGAACTGTCCTCACCTCATGCCAGGTGAGGGACCAGGTGGAACGGGCTCTAGGCGAGCGGCAACATCGACTCGAGCTCATCGTGTGCATCGAGACAGCACTGGGCCTACTCAACTGCCACCAGGTGCTCCAGCATGCCTCTTCCATGACTCACAGCCGCCTGCAGTTGGCTGGCCTGCTGTTTGGTTCGGATGACTTCACGGCCAGTATAGGTAGGCGCTTGTTAAGGCAAATATAAAGCAAAGCTTGTGACAAGTTAGAGGTTTGGGTGGCATGTGATATCGCATGTGAAAAGCCCGCGCCGTTAGCTGTTCTGGGAAAGAGCAGTGCTTAGAACAAATGGATGCAGTTGCACCGTTGTACAGTTCAAAAGTGGCCTGCAGCAACAGTACGTCACTATAGCTTGTTCACTGGAACTTATGGTATACACAATTGAAATGATGGGCCATGAATATTGCCACTTAGTGAAGAGGTCGTGGCTAAGTAACATGGCTTTAAAGTAGGTCAAGTCGCTCTGTGTCTTAAATCAAAAGCGTACTCCTACGTGCAGGAGCTCGTCGCACACCGGAAGCTACAGAAGTTCTAATGGCGCGTCAGCAGCTGGTGGTGTTGGCGAAGGCATACGGTCTCCAGGCTGTTGACATGGTCACAATAGACTTGAAAAGTAAGTGTGTAAGGTGCCTTCTGTAGGTGTGAATCGGGACAGCTGCCATGTTTCGCAGCTTTGAGGTGTTTTATTGTTTGTGTATGAGAGTAGCACTGCCAAATGTTTTTGTAATTTATTTCAGTGTAGCAACGTAACAGAATGTAGCAGAATTTTCTGGTGAAATAAACTTTTGAATCACCTACTTATTTTCTGTAGCATATGCAAGTCTGTTgctaatcaataaaaatgaggactttttttttttgagggagcCAGGGATTTAATGACCAAGTTTCAGGAAGCTTCATTTACCCAGTGTGCCAAAATGCTGAAAAAACACTATGAAGTCTGTGATGTCCTCATCAGAGGTTTGAGCACGGAATTTAGAAGAGATACTTTTGACATTGATAACTGTGCATAAACCTGTGGTGGCAAAAATAGCGACACTACAGTAGACTTTTCTTCAAGACTAACTCGAGGGACACAATAATTTGTTCGTTTTATTATAAGTGTCCCGAAAAACCAAATGCTGACATGCCAAGTAAACCCAAATAGGTTGCTTGAAAAACTGAATGACGTATACTTGTAATGGGGCGGAAAGGAACGagaaaaagcatttatttggctGAGCTTAATAAAAACTATGCTTTCAAGTAGATTATTTTGACTAATTTAATGAGTACTCGATTTGGTGAGTTCATAATAAATATTCTCCTGAATAAATTGCTATCACATTTTAACAACAGAACTGTAGTACGACCCTATTTTGACGATCAGAAAAAAAGCTAAAGAAGTAGATACAAGCAGAATGTTCCTTCAAAGAATGGAGAATTCATTCTTGTGGCTGTTCACTTTCTAAGAAGTTATTTTTTACTGGCTTTGATATCACTTTTGAATACGCCTGCATTGTGTACCGCTACCTTGACAAAGTCAGTATATACCAAGTTGCTTATGACAGTCTGCGAGCTTTCCTTTGAGCTTCggatattttcttatttttagcAGTAACTTTTCCTGAACGACATGCAGCTGAAAATCTCTGTTGACACTTTTCTTGATCACAAGCCTCGAGCACACACAAAAGGCACGGTGCAGCTACATTTTGTGAGCAAAATGACCTTCCGTTGTGCACTTTCATAATCAAAAATGGAGCATCAAAATTAGCATATGTCATTGGGAACACATACGACACGCACAGGCCCTATGCAAAACAACACAAGCTGACCACAGCACATACTCAGATGCCATTGTGTGACTGCCCCTCTGATGGGAGTGCTAGTGCCGCATATGTGGTTTTCGTTTCATGTGATTACAATGCACAGACAATCTTTGTTCCCATTTTCACTTTCATTTGGCTTTTCTTGGCACCCCTTCCCTTGCATTTTCCCCTCTAGCCAAGCTCTTGTGCTCTTTTGTTCTCTACTGTACTCCTGTCGGCAAACTAAAGAACGTGAGGAGAATAGGAAAGGAGGAATGCTTTTTGTTGCTTTGTTCACTGATAATGCTGGCCCTTTCTCCACCTGCAGGCTAGGGCTTAGGGAAGCACCGGCTTTATCTGTTGACCTTTCTATTCCACTTATCTCGCTTTCTCCTTCCATGTCCCAATCTGCTTTAGATTTGCTTCGAGTTTTTGGGCctggaaggttttttttttttttttttttcagtttgcttTCTTTTGTTCACCTGAATGTCCTCATCAAGACTGTAATGTTCTTTGCACAGAATTCCCGTTGTTGTTGGTCGCTGAGAGAGGTAGTCTTATCAGAAGAGTCTTACACAGCTGAAGCGCAAAAAAGGGTAACAACAAACTAAGAGAGCAACGAGGACAAGCACCAACTTCCattaaaattttattgcaaaccACCAAGAATCTATACCTGTCACATGACATCACAGTCAAATCAATgaatgaacaaaaataaaaataaaactcaAACAGCAGTGAATTTACATGGAAAAACCACATGCCAGTGAATTCAAGTACtatagttgttttttttgttattactatGTATAGATGGCTTGGTGACGCAGCTTCGATTTGCTATCGCCGCCACCTCAATGGTGAGCCTTACTTTATTGTTGGAGTGAGCAGCCAACACAGTTGTTTTATCATACATTGGTTTGCACTTGCTCTGCGCAATGAGTCACCAGGAAATCATCAGATCCCTTTTTCACTTTCTGGTTATGTTCAAGGTTCAAGTCATCTCACATTGAGGCATCTGCCTGTTTGTCCGACGTAACTTAGACCACAGCTCGAAGGTGCGTCACATACTGCATTCTTCACACATTGAACAAATTCATTCCGGTGCTTAGTGTTACACTCGTTAAGAGGCCTTCTTACAGGATTAGTTCTTGCACATAACTGCGACAACTTATTCGGCGCAGAAAATACTACTGAGACCCCTGCCCTATGATCAATCTTCTTTAAATTATGTGAAATTCCATGCAGGTATGGAATCGCAGCCAAGTAGCCCGCTCTCACACCTTGTTATCAGAAGAGGCCTGTTACGTAATTCGTCttaagcattttttttgtttttttgcattgagATTATGGGCAACCAAACAAACACTCCTGTGTTGTTAGTCCTAAGCGAGAATTCATCTTAACAGAGCTCGTCTTACTAGGCGTTTACTGTAGAATTTGTAGAGAATAATTCATCAGTCTTAAACTAACACATTGGCTGAATATAGCGTCCCTGGTAAGACTTTTCTGGGAGCTGAACAAATTTGAATCTTGTGGCCAGTCTTGGTAGCAGTGGTTGAACCATGGAGCTGCCGACAGTCAGGTGGAAGGCAGGAGGAGAGATACGTAGACTTGCTGATTGGTTGGCTTCTGTGACGACGTCAATAGTTAAGGAGACGGCACAGCGTTACATGCGAGCGTTGAGTTCACCAGACTCTGCTGACAAGCTACTGTTTCAGCCTTGTGTAAAACGCTgcttaagtgtgtgtgtgtgtgtgtgcgtgtgcagaTGAAGAGTTGCTGCTACGGCAGTGTGCAGAGGGGGCGGCCATGGGGTTTACGGGCAAGCAGGTTATCCACCCATCGCAGATTGCACCAACCCAGGAGGCCTTTGCCCCAACTCCTGCTCAACTCGACAGGGCACGGCGCCTCGTCGAGGAATTTCACCAGCACCAACGACAAGGAAAGGTTAGGAACCACCAAATCACCTAGCTGCTTGCGCTCATCTACATACAGACGGTGAAACTTCTGAGTGTGCTGAAGGAACCTCTGTGTTCCTGATATGGGGAAAAGAAACTGAGATTGGCAAACCGCTTTTAATTCTAGTACGACATGTGCAATTTTATTTTTGCAGGATAATGATCTTGTCAGGACATCTAGTCTAAATGGGACCATTAATGGGACTTTCTAAAACACAATTTCTGTAGCCTAATGAAATTTTATTGTTGAAAATATATGTGTTCCTGAACCAATTTTTCATAACATGTTTCTTAAAACAAAACCTTTCAAACAAGCAAAAGGAGTGTGTCCAGATTTGTCCACGTTGACAAGAGTTTTGCagtaccttgaaaaaaaaaaaagcgtaggctTGCTCAGTCACGAGGAAGTGCCCAAATAATCTAGTTTGCTTAATTTACAGTGTCAAATCAATGAGGTAAACCTTAAACTTTCAAGATATTGGTGCAAGCAATTTTTCTGTGAAATCCATTTATTGTCGTTGTACTACCACAACTTGACTGTATCCAAATATAAAAAATGCCAGCATTTCTCTTAGATTCATTGGGGAGTAATGTGCATGCCATTCCAAATGATCCTACTCAAAAAAGGACCACTATTTATGTTCAGACAGCATTTTTTGAGCTAAAGCATGCAGTGGACAACTTCTGCTTAATAATTTTTTAAACATTAGTTTGTTAGTATATACCTAATTGGTGTTTTTCTTTAATCACCTCTCTAAATATAGAATTTTTTTGTTTAAGAGAGAAAACTATACGTATCTTCTGCTGGCATTGCCATATGACAATTCTGTAACAGTTGACTGTGCTGTTGTGATGGCGTACGTAAATCCGTTTTACAGAAATgtcctcccccccttttttttctctatttttcccCCTGCATTGTGTTGTCTATAAGTTAGTTACTAATCATGCTACATTCATTGGTGGTCTAAGCATATTTGTAATCAAGATATAGCAGTGCGAGTACAGCTTGTACAAAATTAAGTAAAGTGTTCAAATGTGACATGCAGAATGTTCAAATAGCACACGTTTTCTATCATGTCATCTTGCAGGGAGCATTTGTGTTCGAAGGCAGCATGATCGACATGCCCAGTGTGCGACAAGCACTCAACATTGTGGAAGCAGACCAAGCTATTCATGGCAAGCCTTCTTAAAGCAAATAAAGAAAGCTTCATATTCGTGTAAACCCTCCAGACCTGCTTTGTATGATCACATGAGCTGAAAGAACACCAGCTAGTGTTCCAATTCAGCCAATCAACACCTCTGatagcacaatattttttttcattaaatggACCCATCGCCTGAGGCACCACCAGACCATCAACAGTCGGTATGATGGCACAGGGGTTAATTTCCTCTTTTCCCCGCCTCGTCCGAATGAACATTTaatattttatttgtttattcattcaCTAAAAGGATCATGAACAAAAATTTACAAAGGAGCTCCTTCAGGAGATGCCTAAGTCATGCACAAGCAATTTGTTTTATTGTACGTTGCTCCTTTTGTCGTGGGTAGTTTTTGTTTAATAGCGAAGTTATCATAGCTTGGTGTAAAATCTCCATCGTGACCCAAAAGCTGTAATCATCATAATGAGTATGGGCCTCAGAAATTGGGAGAATATTACTACTCAACCCTGGttcactaaaaaaaaagagaaaaaaaaagcaactgacAGGCATTCGTAAACCGTTTGGAATAACCCAGCAATAAAACTGTGCCCGCTCGTTTCAGTGTGGCAGAAGCATCTGTACAGAGTGCTTCGGCATATCTGCACCAGAGAGCATTAGGAACGAGAAAGACAACAGTGACTGCTACGAGACCTCCAAAGCAATGGAAGCCTTACACGTACAATGATGTGCCTGTAGATCTGTGGGAGGGGTGAGCGCTTGGTTTCAAAACATTTCCAGTCTCCAGAGTTTGAATATTTGTGCCGTGTCACTGACTGTCTATGGTTGAAGGGGAGATGCTGCTtgaaaaaatgtttattttttagCCTAGGACAGTGTATTTCTTGCTGTTTACAAGGTTTTTGTGTTGATTTCTAATATGTAGTTAGTGAAACAGTACGCTGCTTATTCTTTTGTATCATGGCAATGTGTAAAATATAGCTGTAACTTCCCGCATTTTTTGTATCATAGTTTGAGTAGTAGTGGTTCACCGTACAGAGGATTTTCTGCATTTGGGGTTCTCGTCGCATAATGTCGAAGTTGTGGCACAAATCGTGTCTTACCTTTAGCTTCATTCTTTTATTAGTAAAGCATTCCTGCTTGTAACAACGTTTCGAGCGTCGAAATTTTCTTACTCATATGGGGCTGTGACAAAGCTGCTTAGTAAATGGTGCACATTAACAAGCCAATGGGAACAAGTGATCACTTACAAACACTTTTAAAAAATAAACGAATCAAGAAATCAAAAATAAACGAATCAAGAAATAAACGAATCAAGAGAGTTGTCGCTGCATCCAGTTATGTTCTGTAATACGCTgaagaattcccattcagagacatgaaaattctcTATTTCAGAGATTTTTTCCTGCAAACGTTGTCCAAATTCCCTGCATATTTTCCTGCACAACAGTACTGATTTCCGCCCCCATCCACGCTCACAGAGTCCATAATTACACGTGTCAAacgtactggcgacttttgaaatcGTGATTAACTCctccactgccgcacaacaaaagcatgactttactaattcatatactgttagtacaccgcacattgtgggcttcaagtctaacacctttagtgaactagaaatcgctccCCGTAATTATAATTAATATATATCAAGGGCTATGCTAGCGTGGCGCATGCGCCAAAACCGATTACAGCggatgaaggcgcactgtgaccgtTACTTATCGGTCGTCATAGGATATTCCTGAAATTCACTGCGATATCACAAGGATTCCTTTTTTCCCTCTGGCTCAAAATTACAGGTGGAAATTATCCATAAGAGAAAAAATtacctgcacggaacatcactggctGCATCCAAATGCATTACCTCATGTCGCACGGAATATTTATATTCCGTGCTCATTTCGCTTTCCGGGCCTTGCAGCTCGAGTATACTGAGAGTAAAAGCACTGCTAATAAGGGAAGGTGAAACCGAAAGAAGACTATAGTGCCAACTGAACAAGAGCGCTCTTTTAAAGTACTCACACTGTGACAGTCAAAGCAATTGGTTTAAGACAGATACAAAACACCCAGCTCGCTATTTAACGGCATCACCTTAAACAGCTATAAGTTTCCCTATACTAATGACACTAAACATCACTGGAGCCTTGTTGAACGTTAGAAAACACTTCCATAGCAACAGAATGCTACCGAATGTTGTTACACAAAAAAGCATTTCGGCAGAGTTGTGTGGCCCAGGTTAAAAATCGGCCACTGTCGGAGGGAAGATCATCCGCAGCATGACCATGGGTTTGCATGGCAGTCCAGTTCACTCAAAACTGGCTTGGCAGCACTGTATTATGCAGTATTGTTGCTCTTTGGTGTGTAATATGTTTACGCTGTTTCTGTGGTAGCACAACCGTACATATGCAGTCACGCTTTGTCCTCTTTTAGAAGGACGGAGAATGACTGGGCACGTCGGACATCATAAATGATATGAACTCAGCTTTGCTCATTTGCGCTGCGCTgggctgcgctctttgtagagcttccgcaCAACGATATGtggaagctctacaaagagcgtAGCGCAGttgccgaacatgctgagacgttggatcaccggGTAAATTTCGAAGCGCCAGCCATctttgaaagcgagccgaactggaggagaaggttattactcgtGTCATGGCATATACAgtggacagcccataacatcaactgctctctcggaaccctttccccactgtatacacatggactgcgctccacggcaaaacaagGGAGAGGGGGGTCGTTATCCGCCCcgtgagtgctttgaagacgccgctgctacgtagtctccgCAATCACCCccgaggaaggaaccaagtcggtttcgaaatgtcgggtttcttcaaaacttttggttggattctaaatcatctcccaattCTATCTGTAATCGGGCTTTGTCTGTGACACAATTGATAATGATATTTTCTAGGGTTTTATGTTATAATCGTATTATATGTTACAACATAATATCGTATATTATGTTCGTATATATCGTATATTATGTTATAATCGTATTATAATTTTATGTTAAATGTGTGTCGCGAAAGCTGCGAGAGTGTTAAATTTTATTCAGCGTAACTTACGATGTTCGCATCAGCGACTTAAAGAATGTGCGTATTTGACGTGTGTATGACCAGTCTTAGAGTACGCCTGCGCTGTGTGGGATCCGGCGCAGGTATATCTTAGTGATTagatagaaaaaatacagaaTAGGGCGGCAAGGTTCGTCCTGGGACGGTATCAATGGCG
Protein-coding regions in this window:
- the LOC119174885 gene encoding citramalyl-CoA lyase, mitochondrial — translated: MSSSLTTWAALRRASGLRKLLQKSRVPCGSPTLRHYTPRRAVLYVPGSDERKITKAFGLDADCMVLDCEDGVAANKKKEARETVARVLDKGERPQGCRDLAVRINAVSTGLAEDDIRCLLGASHLPNTMLVPKVEEIKQLDWVRDQVERALGERQHRLELIVCIETALGLLNCHQVLQHASSMTHSRLQLAGLLFGSDDFTASIGARRTPEATEVLMARQQLVVLAKAYGLQAVDMVTIDLKNEELLLRQCAEGAAMGFTGKQVIHPSQIAPTQEAFAPTPAQLDRARRLVEEFHQHQRQGKGAFVFEGSMIDMPSVRQALNIVEADQAIHGKPS